In the Theobroma cacao cultivar B97-61/B2 chromosome 1, Criollo_cocoa_genome_V2, whole genome shotgun sequence genome, one interval contains:
- the LOC18612882 gene encoding defensin-like protein 21, whose product MAQAKVFSFVLLIVLIISIDVMEVASQGKCCKNHPSLGKCVPGKDDNPETNGKCWVFCISDCEKGGFCKPMSGGHHECHCYC is encoded by the exons ATGGCCCAAGCAAAAGTTTTCTCCTTTGTCCTCCTTATTGTCCTTATCATATCCATAG ATGTTATGGAAGTGGCCAGTCAAGGAAAATGTTGCAAAAATCATCCTAGCCTTGGAAAATGTGTACCGGGAAAAGATGATAATCCTGAAACTAATGGCAAATGTTGGGTGTTTTGCATCTCAGATTGTGAGAAAGGAGGCTTTTGCAAACCAATGAGCGGTGGTCATCATGAGTGTCATTGTTATTGTTGA